One Bradyrhizobium sp. ISRA464 genomic window carries:
- the galU gene encoding UTP--glucose-1-phosphate uridylyltransferase GalU, with amino-acid sequence MKIRKAVFPVAGLGTRVLPATKAMPKEMLTIVDKPLIQYVVDEAREAGIEHFVFVTGRNKGVIEDHFDRMFELDTTLAQRGKKAEQEILAQNQPEAGAMSFTRQQAPLGLGHAVWCARDIVGNEPFAVVLPDELVLNTPGCLKQMIEAAAKLGEKSNVLAVEAVPDHLTHQYGICGVGKRTGKIFEVDGMVEKPPKGTAPSNLSITGRYILQPEIFDILATQERGAGGEIQLTDAMIGLAKTQKFYGVEFEGERHDCGSKAGFLRANIAFGLKRDDLREGLRADMKKYLEK; translated from the coding sequence ATGAAAATCCGTAAAGCCGTCTTCCCCGTCGCCGGTCTCGGTACCCGCGTGCTGCCCGCCACCAAGGCGATGCCGAAGGAGATGTTGACCATCGTCGACAAGCCTTTGATTCAGTACGTCGTCGACGAAGCCAGGGAAGCCGGCATCGAGCACTTCGTGTTCGTGACCGGTCGCAACAAGGGCGTGATCGAAGACCATTTCGATCGCATGTTCGAGCTCGACACCACGCTCGCGCAGCGCGGCAAGAAGGCCGAGCAGGAGATCCTGGCGCAGAACCAGCCCGAAGCCGGTGCGATGAGCTTTACCCGGCAACAGGCCCCGCTGGGCCTTGGCCATGCGGTGTGGTGTGCGCGCGACATCGTCGGCAACGAGCCGTTCGCCGTGGTGCTGCCCGACGAGCTGGTGCTGAACACCCCGGGCTGCCTCAAGCAGATGATCGAGGCGGCAGCCAAGCTCGGCGAGAAATCGAATGTGCTCGCGGTCGAGGCAGTGCCCGATCATCTGACCCATCAGTACGGCATCTGCGGCGTCGGCAAGCGCACCGGCAAGATCTTCGAGGTCGACGGCATGGTGGAGAAGCCGCCGAAGGGCACGGCACCCTCCAACCTCTCGATCACCGGCCGCTACATCCTGCAGCCGGAGATCTTCGATATCCTGGCGACGCAGGAGCGCGGCGCCGGCGGCGAAATCCAGCTCACCGATGCCATGATCGGACTTGCGAAGACGCAGAAGTTCTACGGCGTCGAGTTCGAGGGCGAGCGTCACGATTGCGGCTCGAAGGCCGGCTTCCTGCGCGCCAACATCGCCTTCGGCCTCAAGCGCGACGATCTGCGCGAGGGCCTGCGCGCCGACATGAAGAAGTATCTCGAGAAGTGA